A single region of the Bacillota bacterium genome encodes:
- a CDS encoding SIS domain-containing protein produces MLAERFAGEIHDMLARIEKEEFQVIDQAAEVVARSMMSGGILHIFGTGHSHLVAEEVLYRAGVLAPVDAILEPSLTGHTEVCKSEFAERLEGWGKVILDHRDISPQDVLLVVSNSGRNAAPVEVAMEAKARGVPVIAITSVAYSRSVSSRHSSGKRLFEVADLAIDNKTPLGDALVHVEGTRAPLGPGSGIAGCFIVHCLLLQVVEKMMAAGYDPPVFLSGNLDGAREYNRPLLQRYKGRVKAW; encoded by the coding sequence GTGCTGGCTGAACGCTTTGCGGGTGAGATCCACGACATGCTCGCCCGGATCGAGAAGGAGGAGTTCCAGGTTATCGATCAGGCTGCCGAAGTGGTGGCCAGATCCATGATGTCGGGAGGGATCCTCCACATATTCGGGACGGGTCACTCCCATCTGGTAGCTGAAGAAGTGCTTTACCGGGCGGGTGTGCTGGCCCCGGTGGATGCCATCCTGGAGCCCAGTCTTACCGGGCATACGGAAGTATGCAAGAGCGAGTTTGCCGAGCGCCTGGAGGGGTGGGGGAAGGTTATTCTGGACCACCGCGACATCAGTCCCCAGGATGTGCTGCTGGTAGTGAGCAACTCGGGGCGAAATGCGGCTCCCGTTGAGGTGGCCATGGAGGCTAAGGCGCGGGGCGTCCCCGTCATCGCCATCACTTCCGTGGCTTATTCCCGCTCCGTGTCTTCCCGCCATTCGTCGGGCAAGCGTCTGTTCGAAGTGGCGGATCTGGCAATTGACAACAAGACGCCTTTGGGCGACGCCCTGGTTCATGTTGAAGGGACGCGTGCTCCCCTGGGCCCGGGATCGGGCATAGCGGGCTGTTTCATCGTCCACTGTCTGCTCTTGCAGGTAGTGGAAAAGATGATGGCTGCCGGGTATGACCCCCCGGTATTCCTATCTGGGAACCTCGATGGTGCGCGCGAATACAACCGGCCGCTCCTGCAACGTTACAAGGGCCGAGTCAAGGCGTGGTGA
- a CDS encoding neutral/alkaline non-lysosomal ceramidase N-terminal domain-containing protein: MGFQAGVAEVVLAPPAGTPMAGYMARQGPSRGWLDPLVAQALYLEGHRGRAVIVCADLIAVDWDLTRAVRDVLGPGLGVPAAGVMVAASHTHSSYAGVVDRLHVADRPQSDPCLREYTARSLAGVAKLAAMAPENCYLSLGRATVRGVGANRDDPSIPVDPEVTVLALSRQDGSLIAVLVNYACHPTVLGADNLLLSSDFVGPMRRTVQKRLRAAGLGCPPVLYTNGAAGDVSPRFTRRAQTWAEARRMGCLVGIAAATAVLGAEPVKGSLAVACGERDVALPARILDPDDLKHRVAAAESELRRAEQMGRSHGELRRLRTMWEGALVQREMYGRLPVQLTTHLQVLLLGPIALVGVPGELFSCLGLHLKERSPVPATVVVGYANDYLGYIADRDAYAGGAYEVLVSPLAEGSGEILVEQLLRLCEDVYKAAAGVDTGGGRN; the protein is encoded by the coding sequence ATGGGATTTCAGGCTGGAGTGGCAGAGGTGGTTCTCGCCCCCCCTGCGGGGACGCCGATGGCGGGTTACATGGCGCGGCAAGGACCGTCCAGGGGGTGGCTTGACCCGTTGGTCGCGCAGGCGCTGTACCTTGAAGGGCACCGAGGGCGGGCTGTCATCGTGTGTGCCGACCTCATTGCCGTGGACTGGGATCTTACCCGGGCAGTCAGGGATGTCCTTGGCCCGGGCCTCGGGGTACCTGCGGCTGGGGTAATGGTTGCAGCTTCACACACGCACTCCAGCTATGCGGGGGTTGTGGACCGCCTGCACGTGGCCGACCGACCTCAATCCGACCCCTGTCTGCGCGAGTATACTGCCCGCAGTCTGGCTGGAGTGGCAAAGCTGGCTGCCATGGCGCCCGAGAATTGTTATCTTAGCCTTGGCCGAGCGACGGTCAGGGGGGTCGGGGCGAACCGCGACGATCCCTCCATACCGGTCGATCCCGAAGTCACCGTGCTGGCGCTGAGCAGACAAGATGGCTCGTTGATCGCCGTGTTGGTCAACTACGCCTGCCATCCCACCGTACTGGGTGCGGACAATCTCCTGCTGTCCAGTGACTTTGTGGGGCCGATGCGCAGGACGGTTCAGAAACGCCTTCGAGCCGCAGGACTGGGGTGTCCGCCGGTGCTTTACACCAATGGCGCCGCCGGGGACGTCAGCCCTCGGTTCACCCGCCGCGCCCAGACATGGGCGGAGGCCCGCCGCATGGGGTGTCTGGTGGGGATCGCCGCCGCGACCGCGGTCCTGGGCGCTGAGCCTGTGAAGGGTTCCCTGGCCGTCGCATGCGGGGAGCGAGACGTGGCCCTTCCCGCAAGGATCCTCGATCCCGATGATTTGAAACACCGGGTGGCGGCCGCCGAATCGGAACTGCGGCGTGCGGAGCAAATGGGGCGGAGCCACGGGGAACTTCGGCGGCTGCGTACGATGTGGGAGGGGGCCCTGGTTCAGAGGGAGATGTATGGGCGTCTGCCAGTCCAGCTGACAACTCACCTGCAGGTGCTGCTTCTTGGTCCGATTGCGCTCGTGGGCGTGCCGGGAGAGCTTTTCTCGTGTCTCGGACTGCATCTCAAGGAGAGGAGTCCTGTCCCCGCTACGGTGGTGGTGGGCTATGCCAATGACTATCTGGGGTATATTGCCGACCGCGACGCCTACGCCGGCGGTGCTTACGAAGTACTGGTAAGCCCGTTGGCTGAGGGCTCTGGGGAGATACTTGTGGAACAATTGCTACGTCTGTGTGAGGACGTTTACAAGGCAGCAGCGGGTGTCGATACCGGAGGCGGGCGAAATTGA
- a CDS encoding Cof-type HAD-IIB family hydrolase, with product MRGALVGNGHRRAYKAVVLDVDGTLVTGAGAVSERNRTALAAVQQLGVRVVLATGRHPRAIRRLCHHLGLKGFHICVNGALVVDPLSGEVALARCLNVPEVDEVLTFFRKHSFGGALYRSDVILTDREDLLASFAAFEERQVFYVPEISSPDPGVLKIIGFPPPEVPFREAFQLVRDAFGTRFSVTSGDSACVEVAHCEATKGTALLRWCRTHGIAPSEVIAVGDSYNDLELLQVAGTGVAVANAVPELRKAARLVVGSCEEDGVAEALRLLFGWPGTGCLGGEGVVER from the coding sequence TTGAGGGGTGCTTTGGTAGGAAATGGTCACAGACGGGCGTACAAGGCCGTGGTCCTGGACGTTGACGGCACCCTTGTCACGGGGGCCGGCGCGGTATCGGAGAGGAACCGGACGGCGCTGGCGGCGGTCCAGCAGTTGGGAGTCCGCGTTGTGCTGGCTACCGGGAGGCACCCGCGCGCGATACGCCGTCTGTGCCACCACCTGGGTCTCAAGGGCTTTCACATTTGCGTCAACGGCGCCTTAGTCGTGGATCCTTTGAGCGGGGAAGTTGCCCTGGCTAGGTGTCTGAACGTCCCTGAGGTCGATGAGGTCCTCACCTTTTTTCGCAAGCATAGTTTCGGTGGCGCGCTATACCGCTCTGACGTGATCCTGACCGATCGAGAAGATCTCCTGGCCTCGTTCGCCGCATTTGAAGAGCGGCAAGTGTTTTATGTGCCGGAAATCTCGAGCCCTGATCCCGGTGTGCTCAAGATAATCGGTTTTCCTCCTCCAGAAGTGCCGTTCCGGGAGGCTTTTCAGCTTGTGCGGGACGCCTTTGGCACTCGCTTCTCAGTAACCTCAGGCGATTCCGCTTGCGTTGAAGTGGCCCATTGCGAAGCGACCAAGGGGACAGCCCTCCTTCGGTGGTGCCGTACCCACGGGATTGCCCCATCTGAGGTGATTGCTGTAGGTGATTCGTACAATGATTTGGAACTCCTCCAGGTAGCGGGTACTGGCGTGGCCGTTGCCAATGCTGTCCCCGAGCTGCGAAAGGCTGCCCGTCTGGTGGTGGGTTCTTGTGAGGAGGACGGAGTCGCCGAGGCACTGCGCCTTTTGTTCGGGTGGCCTGGTACTGGCTGCCTGGGAGGAGAGGGGGTGGTAGAACGCTAA